A region from the Onychomys torridus chromosome 22, mOncTor1.1, whole genome shotgun sequence genome encodes:
- the Arl6ip4 gene encoding ADP-ribosylation factor-like protein 6-interacting protein 4, giving the protein MAHVGSRKRSRSRSRSRGRRGSEKRSKRSNKEASRNCSASKSQGHKASSTSGAEERSKHKARRTARSSSSSSSSSSSSSASSSSSSDGRKKRGKPKDRKRKKKKKRKKKLKRKDREKAVAVHPAEALPGPSLDQWHRSAGEDNDGPVLTDEQKSRIQAMKPMTKEEWDARQSVIRKVVDPETGRTRLIKGDGEVLEEIVTKERHREINKQATRGDGLAFQMRAGLLP; this is encoded by the exons ATGGCTCACGTTGGCTCTCGCAAGCGCTCGCGGAGCCGCAGTCGGTCCCGGGGTCGGCGGGGCTCAGAGAAGCGAAGTAAGAGGAGTAATAAGGAGGCCTCGAGGAACTGCTCGGCCTCCAAATCCCAAGGTCACAAGGCCAGCAGCACCTCCGGTGCTGAGG agagaagcaagcacaaggcccggagGACAGCGAGAtccagctcttcctcctcctcttccagttCTTCCAGCTCTgcatcatcctcatcctccagTGATGGCCGGAAGAAGCGGGGGAAGCCcaaggacaggaagaggaagaagaagaagaaacggAAGAAGAAGCtgaagaggaaggacagggagaAGGCAGTGGCGGTGCACCCGGCGGAAGCTCTGCCCGGCCCCTCACTGGATCAGTGGCACAGATCAGCTGGGGAGGACAACGATGGCCCAG TCCTGACTGATGAGCAGAAGTCTCGTATCCAGGCCATGAAGCCCATGACAAAGGAGGAGTGGGATGCTCGGCAGAGTGTCATTCGCAAGGTGGTGGACCCAGAGACAGGACGCACAAG GCTTATCAAGGGAGATGGTGAGGTTTTAGAGGAAATCGTAACCAAAGAACGACACAGAGAGATCAACAAG CAAGCCACCCGAGGGGACGGCCTAGCCTTCCAGATGCGAGCAGGCCTGCTTCCCTGA
- the Ogfod2 gene encoding 2-oxoglutarate and iron-dependent oxygenase domain-containing protein 2, which produces MATAAPRRFCRCACFCSQNLYVARYGLHLRFRDEQQLRRDYGPLLRSRGCVTSKDFQQLLEELEQEVGRRRRLGQESAARKALIASSYHPARPAVYKSLQDAALAPEFVAAADYSASPGADLEGLLQRLEIVSEEKRIYRVPVFSVEFCQALLEELEHFEQSDMPKGRPNTMNNYGVLMHELGLDEPLVTPLRERFLQPLLALLYPECGGGQLDSHRAFVVKYALGQDLELGCHYDNAELTLNVALGKAFTGGALYFGGLFQAPAALTEPLEVDHVVGQGILHRGGQLHGARPLGTGERWNLVVWLRASAVRNRLCPMCCQKPELVDDEGFGDGFTQEEPAPVDVCALT; this is translated from the exons ATGGCGACGGCCGCTCCGCGGCGCTTCTGCCGCTGCGCCTGCTTCTGCTCTCAGAACCTGTACGTGGCGCGCTACGGGCTGCATCTGCGCTTCCGGGACGAGCAGCAGCTGCGCCGGGACTACGGCCCG CTCCTGCGCAGCCGCGGCTGCGTCACTTCCAAGGACTTCCAGCAACTCTTGGAGGAG CTTGAGCAGGAGGTGGGGCGCCGCCGCAGGCTGGGCCAGGAGTCAGCTGCCAGAAAAGCCCTCATTGCCAGCTCCTACCACCCAGCGAGGCCTGCCGTCTACAAGTCACTGCAG GATGCGGCTCTGGCCCCCGAGTTTGTGGCTGCAGCTGACTATAGTGCATCTCCGGGTGCAGACCTTGAGGGCCTTCTCCAGCGGCTGGAGATAGTGTCGG AAGAGAAGCGTATCTACCGGGTGCCAGTATTCTCGGTGGAGTTCTGCCAGGCCctgctggaggagctggagcATTTTGAGCAGTCGGACATGCCCAAGGGAAGGCCCAACACCATGAACAACTATGGG GTACTGATGCACGAGCTCGGCCTAGACGAGCCTCTTGTGACCCCGCTGCGGGAACGCTTCCTGCAGCCGCTGCTGGCCCTGCTGTACCCAGAGTGTGGCGGGGGCCAGCTTGATAGCCACCGTGCCTTTGTGGTCAAGTATGCGCTGGGCCAGGACCTGGAGCTGGGCTGCCACTACGACAATGCTGAGCTCACCCTTAATGTGGCTCTGGGCAAGGCCTTCACAGGGGGTGCCCTATACTTTGGGGGCCTCTTCCAG gcacctgcagccCTGACGGAGCCCCTGGAAGTGGATCATGTGGTGGGCCAGGGTATCCTGCACCGTGGTGGCCAGCTGCATGGGGCTCGACCCCTGGGTACTGGAGAGCGCTGGAACCTTGTCGTCTGGCTCCGGGCCTCTGCTGTTCGAAACCGCCTCTGTCCTATGTGCTGCCAGAAGCCAGAACTGGTGGATGATGAAGGCTTTGGTGATGGCTTCACCCAGGAGGAGCCTGCCCCGGTAGATGTCTGTGCACTGACTTGA